A genomic segment from Stappia indica encodes:
- a CDS encoding DUF1801 domain-containing protein → MRAAEKRGAPKEPRLLSGGNPQIAKGEGDEPVQAYIAAMPGWKREAGRKLDALVERTVPDVRKAVKWNSPLYGVEGQGWFLGVHCFNRYIKLAFFRGAQLEPPPPVASKDEATRYVHIHEDEGPDEAQLASWIEQAARLPGWNG, encoded by the coding sequence GTGAGGGCCGCCGAAAAACGCGGAGCGCCGAAGGAACCCAGGCTGCTGTCCGGCGGCAATCCGCAGATCGCCAAGGGCGAGGGCGACGAGCCCGTCCAGGCCTATATCGCGGCCATGCCGGGCTGGAAGAGAGAAGCGGGCCGCAAGCTGGACGCGCTCGTCGAGCGCACCGTGCCGGACGTGCGCAAGGCGGTGAAATGGAACTCGCCGCTCTACGGCGTGGAGGGGCAGGGCTGGTTCCTCGGCGTCCACTGCTTCAACAGATACATCAAGCTCGCCTTCTTCCGCGGTGCGCAGCTGGAGCCGCCGCCGCCCGTCGCCTCCAAGGACGAGGCGACGCGCTACGTCCATATCCACGAGGACGAGGGGCCGGACGAGGCGCAATTGGCAAGCTGGATCGAACAGGCCGCAAGGCTGCCGGGCTGGAACGGGTGA